In Centroberyx gerrardi isolate f3 chromosome 20, fCenGer3.hap1.cur.20231027, whole genome shotgun sequence, a genomic segment contains:
- the opn4b gene encoding opsin 4b produces MDSRLLIGPGIPTPDPTSTAAAGTGAAAVETRAPWNISSVSAHRLMELPPVATSVSMVPSHPFPTVDVPDHAHYTIGAVILTVGITGMLGNFLVMYAFCRSRSLRTPANMFIINLAITDFLMCVTQTPIFFTTSMHKRWIFGKKGCELYAFCGALFGICSMITLMVIAVDRYVVITRPLASLGVMSRRKALGILAAAWVYSMGWSLPPFFGWSAYVPEGLLTSCSWDYMTFTPAVRSYTMLLFTFVFFIPLTIIIFCYCCIFRAIRRTTRAITKINCEGNRDSVKRFHKMKSEWKMAKIALIVILLYVISWAPYSCVALTAFAGYADMLTPYMNSVPAVIAKASAIHNPIIYAITHPKYRSAISRYIPYLGVLLCMTGRDRFSSSSFQSTRRSTLTSQSSESSRPTKPRLSSQSDSESAGLSDTEADLSSRKPGTHQLSSDVKQVRHASQRSKVRGRDSGVFERAAAHNPTDPSICRLTQVTTLTELEDISMSDISLQPTSHLPATLDNVTEELGSKAVFKETSSIIVTSISSPSALQSPSGFHGNQAANLKMTKTCSSVAKEPLEIASLEMPLPCIAGQKRNDNV; encoded by the exons ATGGACTCTCGGCTGCTGATCGGCCCGGGTATCCCCACACCAGACCCGACCAGCACCGCCGCTGCCGGGACCGGGGCAGCGGCCGTGGAGACCCGGGCCCCCTGGAACATCAGCTCCGTCAGTGCGCACCGGCTGATGGAGCTGCCTCCCGTCGCCACATCT GTGTCCATGGTTCCCAGTCACCCGTTCCCAACGGTGGACGTTCCAGACCACGCCCATTACACCATCGGCGCTGTCATCCTGACTGTGGGCATcacaggcatgctgggaaactTCCTGGTCATGTACGCCTTCTGCAG gagccgGAGCTTGCGTACCCCAGCCAACATGTTCATCATTAACCTGGCCATCACAGACTTCCTCATGTGTGTTACCCAGACACCCATCTTCTTCACCACCAGCATGCACAAGAGGTGGATCTTTGGAAAGAAAG GTTGTGAGTTGTATGCATTCTGCGGGGCGCTGTTCGGTATCTGCAGCATGATAACTCTGATGGTGATTGCGGTGGACCGGTACGTGGTGATCACCAGGCCGCTGGCCTCCCTGGGGGTGATGTCTCGCAGGAAAGCCCTCGGCATCCTGGCAGCTGCCTGGGTCTACTCCATGGGCTGGAGCCTGCCCCCCTTCTTTGGCTGGA gtGCCTATGTCCCAGAAGGCCTGCTGACGTCGTGCTCCTGGGACTACATGACGTTCACCCCCGCCGTCCGCTCCTACACCATGCTGCTCTTCACCTTCGTCTTCTTCATCCCcctcaccatcatcatcttctgCTACTGCTGCATCTTCAGAGCCATCCGACGCACGACCCG gGCGATAACAAAGATCAACTGTGAGGGGAACAGAGACTCGGTGAAGAGGTTCCATAAGATGAAGAGTGAATGGAAGATGGCCAAGATCGCGCTCATCGTCATCCTGCTCTACGTCATCTCCTGGGCCCCTTACTCCTGTGTGGCCCTCACTGCGTTCGCcgg gtACGCTGACATGCTGACTCCCTATATGAACTCTGTTCCCGCTGTGATTGCCAAAGCCTCTGCTATCCACAACCCCATCATCTATGCTATAACGCACCCCAAATAcag gtcagcCATCAGCAGGTATATTCCCTATCTCGGGGTGTTGCTGTGCATGACGGGTAGAGACcgtttcagcagcagcagcttccaGTCCACCCGCCGATCGACCCTCACCAGCCAATCATCGGAGAGCAGCCGCCCCACCAAGCCCCGCCTCTCCTCCCAATCTGACAGCGAATCA gcggGCCTCTCAGACACGGAGGCGGACCTCTCGTCTCGGAAGCCTGGGACTCATCAGTTGTCCAGTGATGTCAAACAGGTGCGCCATGCCAgccagaggtcaaaggtgaggGGTCGCGACTCGGGGGTTTTTGAGAGAGCCGCCGCCCACAACCCCACCGACCCGTCCATATGCCGCCTCACACAGGTCACT ACTCTGACAGAGCTTGAAGACATCTCCATGTCGGACATCAGCCTCCAGCCAACCAGCCATCTGCCTGCCACT TTGGATAATGTGACGGAGGAGTTGGGGTCGAAGGCTGTGTTCAAGGAGACGTCCTCCATCATCGTCACCTCCATATCCAGCCCCAGCGCCTTGCAAAGTCCCTcaggtttccatggcaaccaaGCCGCCAACCTCAAAATGACCAAAACTTGTAGCTCCGTTGCCAAGGAGCCCCTGGAGATAGCCAGCCTGGAGATGCCGTTACCATGCATAGCAGGACAAAAACGCAACGACAATGTGTAA
- the LOC144542976 gene encoding GTPase IMAP family member 7-like produces MSSHCEKREGDVCGQRVTLVKTPGWLRGYRLCDTPELLKTEAMLSVSLCPPGPHAFILVVSADLAFKKVHKKSTWEHFEHFYGQNVWDHAIVVFSGHRGSHETIEDYIRMEGEPLQSLLEACGNRYHVLCEDSMGSDVKVQELFEKIDAMVAGNNCCHYEIESKLLQSIDERRTEVEEKAEEIRLRSQTQRKKLRALVTEETLQLRILMLGWVFTGKSATGNSGTMSLRIMWLMLLK; encoded by the exons ATGTCGTCCCactgtgagaagagagagggagacgtaTGCGGTCAAAGAGTCACGCTGGTCAAAACCCCCGGATGGCTGAGGGGATATCGCCTCTGCGACACGCCGGAACTCTTAAAGACAGAAGCGAtgctcagtgtctctctgtgtccgCCTGGACCGCACGCTTTTATCCTGGTGGTTAGTGCTGATCTGGCATTCAAAAAGGTACACAAGAAGTCAACGTGGGAGCACTTTGAACATTTTTATGGCCAGAATGTCTGGGATCACGCTATAGTGGTCTTCAGTGGCCACAGAGGCTCTCACGAAACCATCGAAGATTACATCAGGATGGAAGGGGAGCCACTTCAGTCGCTTCTTGAGGCTTGTGGTAACAGATACCATGTCCTCTGTGAAGACAGTATGGGCAGTGACGTTAAGGTCCAAGAGCTGTTTGAGAAGATCGACGCCATGGTGGCAGGAAACAATTGCTGCCATTATGAAATTGAGAGCAAGTTGTTGCAGAGCATTGACGAGAGGAGGACGGAAGTGGAAGAGAAAGCCGAGGAGATACGCCTGAGATCACAAACGCAGAGGAAGAAGCTCAGAGCTCTCGTAACAG AAGAGACGCTGCAGCTGAGAATCTTGATGCTTGGGTGGGTGTTTACTGGGAAGAGTGCCACTGGGAACAGTGGCACCATGTCCTTAAGAATAATGTGGCTGATGCTGCTCAAGTAA